The following are encoded in a window of Variovorax paradoxus genomic DNA:
- a CDS encoding AraC family transcriptional regulator codes for MDVLSDVLRTIRLEGALFLNGDMYAPWCFKVPKGAHIAQLLRPGAQRLAICHLVLQGECWAQVDGEAPIHAHAGDVIAVPHGDAHVLGSGLHHAAVDMSHVVSPRAPELERIRYGGQGERTVLVCSWFAYEGDAPHPVMSNIPHLFTTPLRSRPAGPWIEQSVDFVLGDAPLHTPGSEMVAAKVAEVLFTEVLRGYIESMPANNPGWLAGLRDPHVSRCLALMHAEPARNWTVDALAQEVHTSRSVLADRFTELVGAPPMHYLARWRMILAAGMLRKDQGNLARIAEGVGYESEAAFNRAFKREYGVSPGAWRQNGA; via the coding sequence ATGGATGTCTTGTCGGACGTGCTGCGGACCATCCGCCTGGAGGGCGCGCTGTTCCTGAACGGGGACATGTATGCACCCTGGTGCTTCAAGGTACCCAAGGGCGCGCACATCGCGCAACTGCTCAGGCCTGGCGCGCAGCGGCTGGCCATCTGCCACCTCGTGCTGCAAGGCGAATGCTGGGCCCAGGTCGACGGTGAGGCGCCGATCCACGCGCACGCCGGCGACGTGATCGCCGTGCCGCATGGCGACGCGCATGTGCTGGGCAGCGGCCTGCACCATGCGGCCGTGGACATGTCGCATGTGGTGAGTCCGCGGGCGCCCGAGCTGGAGCGCATCCGCTATGGCGGCCAGGGCGAGCGCACGGTGCTGGTCTGCAGCTGGTTCGCGTACGAAGGCGACGCGCCCCATCCCGTCATGTCGAACATTCCGCATCTGTTCACCACGCCGCTGCGCAGCAGGCCGGCGGGCCCGTGGATCGAGCAGTCGGTCGACTTCGTGTTGGGTGATGCGCCGTTGCACACGCCCGGCTCGGAGATGGTCGCCGCCAAGGTGGCGGAAGTGCTGTTCACCGAAGTGCTGCGCGGCTACATCGAGTCGATGCCTGCCAACAACCCCGGCTGGCTGGCGGGCCTGCGCGACCCCCATGTGAGCCGCTGCCTGGCGCTGATGCACGCCGAGCCCGCGCGCAACTGGACGGTCGACGCACTGGCTCAGGAAGTTCATACCTCGCGCAGCGTGCTGGCGGACCGCTTCACCGAACTGGTGGGCGCGCCGCCCATGCACTACCTGGCGCGCTGGCGCATGATCCTGGCCGCCGGCATGCTGCGCAAGGACCAGGGCAACCTGGCGCGCATTGCCGAAGGCGTGGGCTACGAATCGGAAGCGGCTTTCAACCGCGCATTCAAGCGGGAGTACGGGGTGTCGCCCGGGGCCTGGCGCCAGAACGGCGCCTAG
- the lysM gene encoding peptidoglycan-binding protein LysM, producing MGLLSFIKEAGEKLFGGSSAEAATPDANTAAAAAIKTYIETQNLGLTGLEVTYTASSGVVTLAGQAPSQEASEKAALAAGNVANVTSVDNNLVAPAAPPAQYHDVVKGDTLSAISKKYYGDANKYNAIFEANKPMLSHPDKIYPGQKLRIPAL from the coding sequence ATGGGATTGCTCAGCTTCATCAAGGAGGCCGGCGAAAAACTGTTCGGCGGTTCGTCGGCCGAAGCGGCCACACCCGATGCGAACACGGCAGCCGCCGCGGCCATCAAGACCTACATCGAGACCCAGAACCTCGGCCTCACCGGACTGGAAGTGACCTACACCGCGAGCAGCGGCGTCGTCACCCTCGCAGGTCAAGCGCCCTCGCAGGAAGCCAGCGAGAAAGCCGCGCTCGCCGCGGGCAACGTGGCCAACGTCACGAGCGTCGACAACAACCTTGTCGCCCCGGCCGCACCGCCTGCGCAGTACCACGACGTGGTGAAGGGCGACACGCTCTCGGCCATCTCGAAGAAGTACTACGGCGACGCCAACAAGTACAACGCGATCTTCGAGGCGAACAAGCCGATGCTGTCGCACCCGGACAAGATCTACCCGGGCCAGAAGCTGCGCATCCCCGCGCTCTGA
- a CDS encoding type III pantothenate kinase yields the protein MSSPFLAIDIGNTRLKWALYEGAFPGAALQAHGAEFLDHIERLADGPWAELPAPGSMLGCVVAGDTLRRRAEEQITERFDCTPRWVVSSAGEAGIVNGYDHPTRLGADRFVAMIGARHRMLTQGPERPMVVVLIGTAVTVEAIDASGKFLGGLILPGHGIMLRALESGTAGLHVPTGEVREFPTNTSDALTSGGTYAIAGAVERMVQHVRSHCGAEPACFMTGGAGWKMAPAMNGDFELVESLIMDGLLVIAKQRAG from the coding sequence ATGTCTTCCCCCTTCCTCGCCATCGACATCGGCAACACCCGGCTCAAGTGGGCGCTTTACGAGGGGGCTTTCCCCGGTGCGGCGCTGCAGGCCCATGGTGCCGAGTTTCTCGACCACATCGAACGCCTGGCCGACGGCCCCTGGGCCGAGCTGCCCGCGCCCGGCTCCATGCTGGGCTGCGTCGTGGCCGGCGACACGCTGCGACGGCGCGCCGAAGAGCAGATCACCGAACGCTTCGACTGCACGCCGCGCTGGGTGGTGTCGAGCGCGGGCGAGGCCGGCATCGTCAACGGCTACGACCACCCGACACGGCTGGGCGCCGACCGCTTCGTGGCGATGATCGGCGCGCGCCACCGCATGCTGACGCAAGGGCCCGAGCGGCCGATGGTGGTGGTGCTGATCGGCACGGCCGTCACGGTCGAGGCGATCGATGCCAGCGGCAAGTTCTTGGGCGGCCTCATCCTGCCGGGCCACGGCATCATGTTGCGCGCGCTCGAGTCGGGCACGGCGGGCCTGCACGTGCCCACCGGCGAGGTGCGCGAATTTCCCACCAACACCAGCGACGCGCTGACCAGCGGGGGTACCTACGCCATCGCGGGCGCGGTCGAGCGCATGGTGCAGCACGTGCGCTCGCACTGCGGCGCCGAGCCGGCCTGCTTCATGACCGGCGGCGCGGGCTGGAAGATGGCGCCCGCCATGAACGGGGACTTCGAACTGGTCGAGAGCCTGATCATGGACGGCCTGCTCGTCATCGCGAAGCAGCGCGCCGGCTGA
- a CDS encoding serine hydrolase domain-containing protein, which translates to MPSSSSFFFFQRTALAAAFALLAVNTSHAQTPTPPALPDPAATSVEAMGWMQGFPPPPDKQITFDNPVGGVYPRIRWSFSHVRETVPTANVWRGPGAASPLPTATPRFDIEAVRFQPMGGGEAQTFGQMVTRTYTDGILVLHRGQVVYEKYFGALTPERPHLAMSVTKSFVGTLAAILAQEGTIDPSAPVTKYLPELKDTAYGDATVRQVMDMTIGVRYSENYADPKAEVWDYARAGGMLTQGANYTGPKSFYEFLVTLKKEGTHGDAFAYKTVNAEVLAWVLRRASNRSLADLLSEKIWRRIGAEQDAYFMVDRIGTESGGGGLNTVLRDIARFGETLRNGGRAPNGQQAIAKAVVDDIQRGADPAKFAKAGYALLPGWSYRNMWWVTHNPHGAYMARGIHGQSIYVDPKAEMVIVRYAAHPIAANGGNDPLTLPAFQAMGEALMKP; encoded by the coding sequence ATGCCCTCTTCTTCGTCGTTTTTCTTTTTTCAACGCACGGCGCTGGCCGCCGCCTTCGCCCTTCTTGCCGTGAACACCAGCCACGCCCAGACCCCGACGCCGCCCGCGCTGCCCGATCCCGCTGCCACCTCGGTGGAGGCGATGGGCTGGATGCAGGGCTTTCCGCCACCACCCGACAAGCAGATCACCTTCGACAACCCGGTCGGCGGCGTGTACCCGCGCATCCGCTGGAGCTTCTCGCACGTGCGCGAGACGGTGCCCACGGCCAACGTGTGGCGCGGCCCCGGCGCCGCGAGCCCGCTGCCGACGGCCACGCCGCGCTTCGACATCGAGGCCGTGCGCTTCCAGCCGATGGGCGGCGGCGAGGCGCAGACCTTCGGCCAGATGGTCACGCGCACCTACACCGACGGCATCCTGGTGCTGCACCGCGGCCAGGTGGTCTACGAGAAGTACTTCGGCGCGCTCACGCCCGAGCGCCCGCACCTGGCGATGTCGGTCACCAAGTCGTTCGTGGGCACGCTGGCGGCCATCCTTGCGCAGGAGGGCACGATCGACCCGTCGGCGCCGGTCACGAAGTACCTGCCCGAACTCAAGGACACGGCCTACGGCGACGCCACGGTGCGCCAGGTGATGGACATGACCATCGGCGTGCGCTACTCCGAGAACTACGCTGACCCCAAGGCCGAGGTCTGGGACTATGCGCGCGCCGGCGGCATGCTGACGCAGGGCGCCAACTACACGGGCCCGAAATCGTTCTACGAGTTCCTGGTCACGCTCAAGAAGGAAGGCACGCACGGCGACGCCTTTGCCTACAAGACGGTCAACGCCGAGGTGCTGGCCTGGGTGCTGCGCCGCGCGTCCAACCGCTCGCTGGCCGACCTGCTGAGCGAAAAAATCTGGCGCCGCATCGGCGCCGAGCAGGATGCGTATTTCATGGTCGACCGCATCGGCACCGAGTCGGGCGGCGGTGGCCTGAACACCGTGCTGCGCGACATCGCGCGCTTCGGCGAAACACTGCGCAACGGCGGGCGCGCCCCGAACGGACAGCAGGCGATCGCGAAGGCGGTGGTCGACGACATCCAGCGCGGCGCCGACCCCGCCAAGTTCGCGAAGGCCGGCTACGCGCTGCTGCCGGGCTGGAGCTACCGGAACATGTGGTGGGTGACGCACAACCCGCATGGCGCGTACATGGCGCGTGGCATCCACGGCCAGAGCATCTATGTCGATCCGAAGGCTGAGATGGTCATCGTGCGCTACGCCGCGCACCCGATCGCCGCGAACGGAGGCAACGACCCGCTGACCCTGCCCGCCTTCCAGGCCATGGGCGAGGCGTTGATGAAGCCCTGA
- a CDS encoding crotonase/enoyl-CoA hydratase family protein: MTATPTTPPAEGCIDTQVLDHVLLIGINRPAKRNGWTPPMFKQLAEAYTRLDDDPSLHVGVLHAFGDHFTAGLDLPAVTEYMKRGEKAIPAGLVEPHDFGLEGYRRRTKPMVAAVKGICFTVGIELMLGADIVVAADNCRFSQMEVQRGIMATGGATLRMAERAGLGNAMLHLLTADEFDSAEAYRLNFVQKVVPAGQELDAALQIAQRIAAQAPLAVQATRLNVLKAIEHGPLAAVAEFIETQKRLSNSEDAAEGVRSFIERRPARFSGR, from the coding sequence ATGACCGCGACCCCCACCACCCCGCCCGCCGAAGGCTGCATCGACACGCAGGTGCTCGACCACGTGCTGCTGATCGGCATCAACCGCCCCGCCAAGCGCAACGGCTGGACGCCGCCGATGTTCAAGCAGCTGGCCGAGGCCTACACGCGGCTGGACGACGACCCGAGCCTGCATGTGGGCGTGCTGCATGCCTTCGGCGACCACTTCACGGCGGGCCTGGACCTGCCGGCGGTCACCGAGTACATGAAGCGCGGCGAAAAGGCGATTCCGGCGGGGCTGGTGGAGCCGCACGACTTCGGCCTGGAGGGCTACCGCCGCCGCACCAAGCCGATGGTCGCGGCCGTGAAGGGCATCTGCTTCACGGTGGGCATCGAGCTGATGCTGGGCGCCGACATCGTGGTGGCGGCCGACAACTGCCGCTTCTCGCAGATGGAAGTGCAGCGCGGCATCATGGCCACGGGCGGCGCCACGCTGCGCATGGCCGAGCGCGCGGGGCTGGGCAACGCGATGCTGCACCTGCTCACGGCCGACGAGTTCGACAGCGCCGAGGCCTATCGCCTGAACTTCGTGCAGAAGGTGGTGCCGGCCGGGCAGGAGCTCGACGCGGCGCTGCAGATCGCGCAGCGCATCGCGGCCCAGGCGCCGCTGGCCGTGCAGGCCACGCGGCTCAACGTGCTCAAGGCGATCGAACACGGGCCGCTGGCGGCCGTGGCGGAATTCATCGAGACGCAGAAACGCCTGTCGAACAGCGAGGACGCGGCCGAGGGCGTGCGCTCGTTCATCGAGCGCCGGCCTGCGCGGTTCAGCGGCCGCTGA
- a CDS encoding 3-hydroxybutyryl-CoA dehydrogenase, producing the protein MTIQTVGIIGAGTMGNGIAQACAVSGVNVVMIDVAQAAVDKGIATISGSLDRLIKKEKLTAEQKAAALALVKGSTDYNDLKGAQLVIEAATENHALKLKILKQVDDLVGPEVIIASNTSSISITQLAAATSRADRFIGMHFFNPVPMMALVELIRGYLTSDATHDAVKALAEKLGKSPITVKNAPGFVVNRILVPMINEAFFVLAEGLATAEDIDAGMKLGCNQPIGPLALADMIGLDVCLAVMEVYLEQFGDSKYRPCPLLKEMVAAGQLGRKTGRGVYTY; encoded by the coding sequence ATGACGATTCAAACTGTGGGCATCATCGGCGCCGGCACCATGGGCAACGGCATCGCCCAGGCCTGCGCGGTGTCGGGCGTCAACGTGGTGATGATCGACGTGGCCCAGGCGGCTGTCGACAAGGGCATCGCCACCATTTCGGGCAGCCTCGACCGCCTGATCAAGAAGGAAAAGCTCACGGCCGAGCAGAAGGCCGCCGCGCTGGCGCTGGTCAAGGGCTCGACCGACTACAACGACCTGAAGGGCGCGCAGCTGGTCATCGAGGCCGCCACCGAGAACCACGCGCTCAAGCTCAAGATCCTCAAGCAGGTGGACGATCTGGTCGGCCCCGAGGTGATCATTGCGTCGAACACCTCGTCGATCTCGATCACGCAGCTGGCCGCCGCCACCTCGCGCGCCGACCGCTTCATCGGCATGCACTTCTTCAACCCGGTGCCGATGATGGCGCTGGTGGAGCTGATCCGCGGCTACCTCACGAGCGACGCCACGCACGACGCGGTGAAGGCCCTGGCCGAGAAGCTGGGCAAGTCGCCGATCACGGTGAAGAACGCGCCGGGCTTCGTGGTCAACCGCATCCTGGTGCCGATGATCAACGAGGCTTTCTTCGTGCTGGCCGAAGGCCTGGCCACCGCCGAAGACATCGACGCCGGCATGAAGCTGGGCTGCAACCAGCCCATCGGCCCGCTGGCACTGGCCGACATGATCGGCCTCGATGTGTGCCTGGCCGTGATGGAGGTGTACCTCGAGCAGTTCGGCGACTCCAAGTACCGCCCCTGCCCGCTGCTGAAGGAAATGGTCGCCGCCGGCCAGCTCGGCCGTAAAACGGGCCGCGGCGTCTACACGTACTGA
- the purT gene encoding formate-dependent phosphoribosylglycinamide formyltransferase — protein MTTLGTPLSPSATRVMLLGSGELGKEVLIALQRLGVETIAVDRYENAPGQQVAHHARTITMSDPEQLKALIEAEKPTLVVPEIEAIATQTLQELEDAGVVRVIPTARAARLTMDREGIRRLAAETLGVPTSPYKFCDSLAELQAAIDAGIGYPCIVKPVMSSSGKGQSKIDGPADVQKAWDYAMAGGRVSHGRVIVEGFIDFDYEITLLTVRAKDAAGAVETKFCAPIGHVQVSGDYVESWQPHPMAPAALQKAQQIAQAVTADLGGQGLFGVELFVKGDEVWFSEVSPRPHDTGMVTMATQWQNEFELHARAILGLPVDTSLKSPGASAVIYGGVDATGIAFDGVAEALQVPGSDIRLFGKPESFVKRRMGVALVHAADTDTARKLAKEAASRVKPRTA, from the coding sequence ATGACCACCCTCGGCACCCCCCTGTCCCCTTCCGCCACCCGCGTGATGCTGCTCGGCTCCGGCGAGCTCGGCAAGGAGGTGCTCATCGCCTTGCAACGCCTGGGCGTCGAGACCATCGCGGTCGACCGCTACGAGAACGCGCCCGGCCAGCAGGTGGCCCACCACGCGCGCACCATCACCATGAGCGACCCTGAGCAGCTGAAGGCGCTCATCGAGGCCGAGAAGCCCACGCTCGTCGTGCCCGAGATCGAGGCCATCGCCACGCAGACGCTCCAGGAGTTGGAAGATGCGGGCGTGGTGCGCGTGATTCCCACCGCCCGCGCCGCCCGCCTCACGATGGACCGCGAAGGCATCCGCCGCCTGGCGGCCGAAACGCTGGGCGTGCCCACCAGCCCCTACAAGTTCTGCGACTCGCTGGCCGAGCTGCAGGCCGCCATCGACGCGGGCATTGGGTACCCCTGCATCGTCAAGCCCGTGATGAGCAGCTCCGGCAAGGGCCAGAGCAAGATCGACGGCCCCGCCGACGTGCAAAAGGCCTGGGACTACGCCATGGCCGGCGGCCGTGTGAGCCATGGCCGCGTGATCGTCGAGGGTTTCATCGACTTCGACTACGAGATCACGCTGCTGACCGTGCGCGCCAAGGATGCGGCAGGCGCCGTCGAAACGAAGTTCTGCGCCCCCATCGGCCACGTGCAGGTCAGCGGCGACTACGTCGAAAGCTGGCAGCCGCACCCCATGGCGCCGGCCGCGCTGCAGAAGGCGCAGCAGATCGCGCAGGCCGTCACGGCCGACCTCGGCGGCCAGGGCCTGTTCGGCGTGGAGCTGTTCGTGAAGGGCGACGAAGTCTGGTTCAGCGAAGTCAGCCCGCGTCCGCACGACACCGGCATGGTCACCATGGCCACGCAATGGCAGAACGAGTTCGAGCTGCATGCACGCGCCATCCTCGGCCTGCCGGTCGACACTTCGCTCAAGAGCCCGGGCGCGAGCGCCGTGATCTACGGCGGCGTCGACGCCACCGGCATCGCCTTCGACGGCGTGGCCGAGGCGCTGCAGGTGCCCGGCAGCGACATCCGCCTGTTCGGCAAGCCCGAGAGCTTCGTCAAGCGCCGCATGGGCGTGGCGCTGGTGCACGCGGCCGACACCGACACGGCGCGCAAGCTCGCCAAGGAAGCCGCTTCGCGCGTGAAGCCGCGCACCGCCTGA
- a CDS encoding alpha/beta hydrolase — MLHPQARALLDFIEARGIPPTHTLSPADARAFYRERRTATQPLPAEVAEVRDLAADGPHGTIPVRLYKPLGANASAGPLPVLVYYHGGGWVIGDLDTHDVLCRELANGAGCAVVAVDYRMGPEHRFPTAVDDVLAATRWVRREAAALGLDASRLAVGGDSAGGNLAAVAAIAARDAGDLPIVFQLLIYPATDMRRGHPSHQANGQGYLLTRDTMTYFHDHYITDVAHDLDWRASPLLHTDLAGLPPALVLTAGYDPLRDEGAAYAEALTAAGNRANYVCFERQIHGFITMGKVLDEAHTAVALCAAELRRAFASA; from the coding sequence ATGCTGCATCCCCAGGCGCGCGCCTTGCTGGATTTCATCGAAGCGCGCGGCATTCCGCCGACCCACACGCTGTCGCCCGCCGATGCGCGGGCCTTCTATCGCGAGCGCCGCACGGCCACGCAGCCGCTGCCGGCGGAGGTGGCCGAAGTGCGCGACCTCGCCGCCGACGGGCCGCACGGCACCATTCCGGTGCGGCTGTACAAGCCACTCGGCGCAAACGCAAGCGCAGGTCCGCTGCCTGTGCTCGTCTACTACCACGGGGGCGGCTGGGTCATCGGCGACCTCGACACGCACGACGTGCTGTGCCGCGAGCTGGCCAACGGCGCAGGCTGCGCGGTGGTCGCGGTCGACTACCGCATGGGCCCGGAGCACCGCTTTCCCACCGCCGTGGACGACGTGCTCGCCGCCACGCGCTGGGTGCGCCGCGAAGCGGCCGCGCTGGGGCTCGATGCAAGCCGCCTCGCGGTGGGCGGTGACAGTGCGGGTGGCAATCTCGCGGCCGTGGCGGCGATCGCGGCGCGCGATGCGGGCGACCTGCCCATCGTGTTCCAGCTCCTGATCTACCCGGCCACCGACATGCGCCGCGGCCATCCGTCGCACCAGGCGAACGGGCAGGGCTACCTGCTCACGCGCGACACGATGACCTACTTCCACGACCACTACATCACCGACGTGGCGCACGACCTCGACTGGCGTGCCTCGCCGCTGCTGCACACCGACCTCGCGGGCCTGCCGCCCGCGCTCGTGCTCACGGCCGGCTACGACCCGTTGCGCGACGAAGGCGCGGCGTATGCCGAGGCGCTCACGGCCGCCGGCAACCGCGCGAACTACGTGTGCTTCGAGCGCCAGATCCATGGCTTCATCACCATGGGCAAGGTGCTCGACGAAGCGCACACCGCGGTCGCGCTGTGTGCCGCCGAACTGCGCCGCGCGTTCGCGTCGGCCTAG
- a CDS encoding helix-turn-helix transcriptional regulator, with the protein MQRTRTSTPSGGDARQGERLMWLTPQRVFYAGLLGAAAERAMGGHGVYVSPAGAPPNRIRIGGGAWQSGEFIVVPPHVPHQVESACPLIFNLLIESESVDPARMPAFLQHCGPVDAPAFVQRMREAHAHLLAASARGIDFDGFDFDALFFDGPLTPRPLDARIRKVVDMLVADPAAPASAEDCAASVHLSFSRFLHLFKQETGMAFRGFRAWKRARSLLRYVHQSGTLTDIALDTGYPDSTHFSHSIRQVYGLKPSDIVAGSRRLALHDAAGGFRQ; encoded by the coding sequence ATGCAGCGAACCAGGACGTCGACGCCTTCGGGCGGCGATGCACGGCAGGGCGAACGCCTCATGTGGCTCACGCCGCAGCGCGTCTTCTATGCCGGCCTGCTCGGCGCCGCGGCCGAGCGCGCGATGGGCGGGCACGGCGTGTACGTGTCGCCCGCCGGTGCGCCGCCCAACCGCATCCGCATCGGCGGTGGTGCCTGGCAGAGCGGCGAGTTCATCGTGGTGCCGCCGCACGTGCCGCACCAGGTCGAGAGTGCGTGCCCGCTGATCTTCAACCTGCTGATCGAATCGGAGTCGGTCGATCCCGCGCGCATGCCGGCCTTCCTGCAGCACTGCGGCCCGGTCGATGCGCCGGCCTTCGTGCAGCGCATGCGCGAGGCCCATGCCCACTTGCTGGCGGCCTCGGCGCGCGGCATCGACTTCGACGGTTTCGATTTCGACGCGCTGTTCTTCGACGGCCCGCTCACGCCGCGCCCGCTCGATGCGCGCATCCGCAAGGTGGTCGACATGCTCGTGGCCGACCCCGCCGCGCCCGCCTCGGCGGAAGACTGCGCGGCCTCGGTGCACCTGTCGTTCTCGCGCTTCCTGCACCTGTTCAAGCAGGAGACGGGCATGGCCTTTCGCGGCTTCCGTGCCTGGAAGCGTGCGCGCAGCCTGCTGCGCTACGTGCACCAGAGCGGCACGCTCACCGACATCGCGCTGGACACCGGCTACCCCGACTCCACGCACTTCAGCCATTCGATCCGCCAGGTCTACGGGCTCAAGCCCAGCGACATCGTCGCGGGCTCGCGCCGCCTCGCGCTGCACGACGCGGCCGGCGGGTTCCGGCAGTAA
- a CDS encoding branched-chain amino acid ABC transporter permease: MQILQLLLSGIAQGCIYGLIALGFVLIYKATETVSFAQGDLMMLGAFGAFAGMSLFGMPFWLAALLAVVAMAAFGVLLELVVIRPILGQPQFSIVMLTIGIAYVARGLITMVPGIGTDTHTLAVPYKDQIWKLGELVVNLEQLVIIIATAILCGLLFAMFRYSKLGIAMQASSQNQLAAYYMGIPVKRLNGLVWGLAAAVAAIAGMLLAPITFVHANMGFIGLKAFPAAVVGGFGSLPGAIVGGLVIGIVESFAGFYLPDGFKDTAPYIVVLLMLMIKPNGLFGEKLRKKV, from the coding sequence ATGCAGATCCTCCAACTCCTGCTGTCGGGCATCGCACAAGGCTGCATCTACGGCCTGATCGCGCTCGGCTTCGTGCTGATCTACAAGGCCACCGAAACGGTGAGCTTCGCGCAGGGCGACCTGATGATGCTCGGCGCGTTCGGTGCCTTCGCGGGCATGTCGCTGTTCGGCATGCCGTTCTGGCTCGCGGCGCTCTTGGCCGTGGTGGCCATGGCGGCCTTCGGCGTGCTGCTCGAACTGGTGGTGATCCGCCCGATCCTCGGGCAGCCGCAGTTCTCCATCGTGATGCTGACCATCGGCATTGCCTACGTGGCGCGCGGCCTCATCACCATGGTGCCGGGCATCGGCACCGACACCCACACGCTGGCCGTGCCCTACAAGGACCAGATCTGGAAGCTCGGTGAGCTGGTGGTGAACCTCGAGCAGCTCGTGATCATCATTGCCACCGCCATCCTGTGTGGGCTGCTGTTCGCGATGTTCCGCTACAGCAAGCTGGGCATCGCGATGCAGGCCTCGTCGCAGAACCAGCTCGCGGCCTACTACATGGGCATTCCGGTGAAGCGGCTCAACGGGCTGGTGTGGGGGCTGGCGGCTGCGGTCGCGGCCATCGCGGGCATGCTGCTCGCGCCCATCACCTTCGTGCACGCCAACATGGGCTTCATCGGCCTCAAGGCTTTTCCGGCGGCGGTGGTGGGCGGCTTCGGCAGCCTGCCGGGCGCGATCGTCGGCGGGCTGGTGATCGGCATCGTCGAGTCGTTCGCGGGTTTCTATCTGCCCGACGGTTTCAAGGACACGGCGCCGTACATCGTGGTGCTGCTGATGCTCATGATCAAGCCCAACGGTCTGTTCGGCGAGAAGCTGCGCAAGAAGGTGTAA
- a CDS encoding branched-chain amino acid ABC transporter permease, which yields MRFIFKTTYDQDIRLARHGGHVLWYSLLVAFLLVAPWVIDEYWLAQLTFVLIYGIVGLGLMLLAGFTGQFSIGHAAFLGTGAYTQGVLTNMGVPFPLALLASAALSAAVGVVVALPALRVKGIYLGIATLSFGFIVEEVFARWESVTGGNAGLHVKSPQLFGWSLGSGEGFYFLCLVVAVISTLGILNLLRSPTGRAFVAIRDSEISAQSMGIHLARYKTMSFAISAALAGLGGALYAHKLSFISPDQFNILQSIDLLLMVVIGGLGSVHGAFLGAIFLIAMPQLISMGKDWLPAVVGQAPGLQGLVYGLVLIAFVLFEPLGLYGRWLKIRTWLQLFPFYRKGLFKRQKSFTKSDRLR from the coding sequence ATGCGCTTCATCTTCAAGACCACCTACGACCAGGACATCCGCTTGGCGCGGCACGGCGGCCATGTGCTCTGGTACAGCCTGCTCGTGGCCTTCCTGCTCGTCGCGCCGTGGGTCATCGACGAGTACTGGCTTGCGCAGCTGACCTTCGTGCTCATCTACGGCATCGTCGGCCTGGGGCTGATGCTGCTGGCGGGTTTCACGGGGCAGTTCTCCATCGGGCATGCGGCGTTTCTCGGAACGGGCGCGTACACGCAGGGCGTGCTGACCAACATGGGCGTGCCATTCCCGCTCGCGCTGCTCGCGTCGGCCGCGTTGTCGGCGGCGGTGGGCGTGGTGGTGGCGCTGCCGGCGCTGCGCGTGAAGGGCATCTACCTGGGCATCGCGACGCTGTCCTTCGGCTTCATCGTCGAGGAAGTGTTCGCGCGCTGGGAAAGCGTGACGGGCGGCAATGCGGGCCTGCATGTGAAGTCACCGCAGCTGTTCGGCTGGTCGCTGGGCTCGGGCGAAGGCTTCTACTTTCTGTGCCTGGTGGTCGCGGTGATCTCCACGCTGGGCATCCTGAACCTGTTGCGTTCGCCGACCGGGCGCGCCTTCGTGGCGATCCGCGATTCGGAGATTTCGGCGCAGAGCATGGGCATCCACCTGGCGCGCTACAAGACGATGTCGTTCGCGATCTCTGCGGCGCTCGCGGGGCTGGGCGGGGCGCTGTATGCGCACAAGCTGAGCTTCATCTCGCCGGACCAGTTCAACATCCTGCAGTCGATCGACCTGCTGCTGATGGTGGTGATCGGCGGCCTGGGCTCGGTGCACGGCGCGTTCCTCGGCGCGATTTTTCTCATCGCGATGCCGCAGCTGATCTCGATGGGCAAGGACTGGCTGCCGGCGGTCGTCGGTCAGGCGCCCGGCCTGCAGGGGTTGGTGTACGGCCTGGTGCTGATCGCCTTCGTGCTGTTCGAGCCGCTGGGGCTGTACGGGCGCTGGCTGAAGATTCGCACCTGGCTGCAGCTCTTCCCGTTCTACCGCAAGGGCTTGTTCAAGCGGCAGAAGTCGTTCACCAAATCGGATCGGCTGAGATGA